One segment of Panicum virgatum strain AP13 chromosome 3K, P.virgatum_v5, whole genome shotgun sequence DNA contains the following:
- the LOC120700492 gene encoding protein PARTING DANCERS homolog isoform X1, which translates to MLRRCFRSGRGGSGAAGAAPVGERRRSSSPGVQGGGADPLRRGRGVCMMSNSWRDKQHPNLINFLATFLAANSYRLNFLSVSPDFIFNNGGTSVAFVFETNWDSEKEAAVFSRVNTLKRQFKHLYVAVVLPTGEQIDSFNKSYFKYGMELGCPTFVPVCDPEMGFEKIVRIAHARGVCKKQDIITTMRDERAQAVECMDAFLRVLTSIPGIDSHDANALAQAIGSIEAIAKASKEFILENTDLSTEKAERIFRFFRDPQYYLSPKIN; encoded by the exons ATGCTGCGGCGCTGCTTCAGGTCGGGGAGAGGCGGTTCAGGGGCCGCAGGTGCAGCTCCGGTTGGGGAACGGCGGCGCAGCTCCAGTCCGGGagtgcagggcggcggcgcagatccACTCCGGAGAG GTCGAGGTGTATGCATGATGAGCAACTCGTGGAGAGACAAGCAGCACCCCAACCTCATCAACTTCCTCGCCACATTCCTCGCTGCAAACTCATACCGCCTCAACTTCCTGTCAGTTTCTCCG GACTTCATCTTCAACAATGGGGGAACATCTGTTGCTTTTGTCTTTGAGACGAATTGGGATTCTGAAAAGGAAGCTGCTGTGTTCAGCAG GGTGAATACACTGAAAAGGCAGTTCAAACATCTTTATGTTGCTGTTGTCCTTCCCACAGGAGAACAAATTGACTCATTTAACAAATCATATTTCAA GTATGGCATGGAGCTCGGCTGTCCTACATTTGTGCCTGTTTGTGATCCAGAGATGGGATTTGAGAAGATTGTAAGGATAGCTCATGCTCGTGGAG TTTGCAAGAAGCAAGACATTATCACAACTATGAGGGATGAG CGGGCACAAGCTGTTGAGTGCATGGACGCATTTTTACGAGTGCTGACCTCTATTCCAGGTATTGACAGTCATGATGCAAATGCG cTTGCCCAAGCTATTGGCTCCATTGAAGCAATTGCAAAGGCATCCAAGGAATTCATCCTAGAAAACACTGATCTTTCCACTGAAAAGGCAGAGAGGATTTTCAGGTTCTTCAGGGATCCACAGTACTACTTAAGCCCTAAAATCAACTAA
- the LOC120700492 gene encoding protein PARTING DANCERS homolog isoform X2, with protein MASRGGDPSGFVGRGVCMMSNSWRDKQHPNLINFLATFLAANSYRLNFLSVSPDFIFNNGGTSVAFVFETNWDSEKEAAVFSRVNTLKRQFKHLYVAVVLPTGEQIDSFNKSYFKYGMELGCPTFVPVCDPEMGFEKIVRIAHARGVCKKQDIITTMRDERAQAVECMDAFLRVLTSIPGIDSHDANALAQAIGSIEAIAKASKEFILENTDLSTEKAERIFRFFRDPQYYLSPKIN; from the exons ATGGCCTCACGTGGAGGAGACCCTTCAGGATTCGTCG GTCGAGGTGTATGCATGATGAGCAACTCGTGGAGAGACAAGCAGCACCCCAACCTCATCAACTTCCTCGCCACATTCCTCGCTGCAAACTCATACCGCCTCAACTTCCTGTCAGTTTCTCCG GACTTCATCTTCAACAATGGGGGAACATCTGTTGCTTTTGTCTTTGAGACGAATTGGGATTCTGAAAAGGAAGCTGCTGTGTTCAGCAG GGTGAATACACTGAAAAGGCAGTTCAAACATCTTTATGTTGCTGTTGTCCTTCCCACAGGAGAACAAATTGACTCATTTAACAAATCATATTTCAA GTATGGCATGGAGCTCGGCTGTCCTACATTTGTGCCTGTTTGTGATCCAGAGATGGGATTTGAGAAGATTGTAAGGATAGCTCATGCTCGTGGAG TTTGCAAGAAGCAAGACATTATCACAACTATGAGGGATGAG CGGGCACAAGCTGTTGAGTGCATGGACGCATTTTTACGAGTGCTGACCTCTATTCCAGGTATTGACAGTCATGATGCAAATGCG cTTGCCCAAGCTATTGGCTCCATTGAAGCAATTGCAAAGGCATCCAAGGAATTCATCCTAGAAAACACTGATCTTTCCACTGAAAAGGCAGAGAGGATTTTCAGGTTCTTCAGGGATCCACAGTACTACTTAAGCCCTAAAATCAACTAA
- the LOC120700493 gene encoding putative cytochrome c oxidase subunit 5b-like: protein MWRRLQTLAPSLRRAAASSSSARAAPLSTAPAVFRRTSPLLSSLGDKPAPTKVEDVMPIATGLEREELEAELQGKKRFDMDPPVGPFGTKEEPAVIESYYNKRIVGCPGGEGEDEHDVVWFWLEKDKPHECPVCSQYFVLKVIGNGGDPDGHDDDEDEHH from the exons atgtggcgccgcctccaaaccctagccccttccctccgccgtgccgccgcgtcgtcgtcctccgcccgcgccgcgccccttTCCACGGCGCCGGCCGTGTTCAGGCGGACCtcgcccctcctctcctctcttg GCGACAAGCCGGCGCCGACCAAGGTCGAGGATGTCATGCCGATCGCCACGGGGCTGGAGCGCGAGGAGCTCGAGGCGGAGCTCCAG GGGAAGAAGAGGTTCGACATGGATCCTCCGGTCGGCCCCTTTGGCACTAAG GAGGAACCAGCTGTGATTGAATCCTACTATAACAAGAGAATAGTTGGCTGTCCTGGTGGCGAAGGAG aggatgaacatgACGTTGTCTGGTTTTGGTTAGAAAAGGATAAACCACATGAGTGCCCAGTCTGCTCGCAATACTTTGTG CTCAAAGTCATTGGTAATGGAGGTGATCCAGATGGGcacgatgatgatgaagatgagcaTCACTGA